From a single Desulfobulbaceae bacterium DB1 genomic region:
- a CDS encoding type VI secretion system-associated protein: MAKESLQHTLDRVRAPRVQITYDVEIGGAIEKKEIPFVVGVLSDLSGKPDEPLPKLKDRKFVEIDRDNFNTVLEGMKPRLAYRVDNKLTGDDSKMAVELRFKSLDDFHPERVAEQVTPVRKLVEARKKLSDLLAKLDGNDRLDELLQNVLANSDSIEALGKSAGVEKKEPESKE, from the coding sequence ATGGCAAAAGAAAGTCTGCAGCATACCCTGGACAGGGTCAGGGCCCCGCGGGTCCAGATTACATACGACGTGGAAATCGGGGGTGCCATTGAAAAAAAAGAAATACCCTTTGTAGTGGGAGTGCTGAGCGATCTGTCCGGCAAACCCGATGAGCCGCTGCCCAAGCTCAAGGACAGAAAGTTTGTCGAAATCGATCGGGACAATTTCAACACGGTTCTGGAAGGAATGAAACCGCGACTGGCCTATCGGGTTGACAACAAACTGACCGGCGATGATTCCAAAATGGCGGTGGAACTCCGCTTCAAGTCGCTCGATGATTTCCATCCGGAACGGGTGGCGGAGCAGGTTACCCCGGTCCGCAAACTGGTCGAGGCACGCAAGAAATTGTCCGACCTGCTGGCGAAACTTGACGGCAATGACCGCCTGGACGAACTGCTGCAGAATGTCCTGGCAAACTCGGACTCCATCGAGGCACTGGGAAAATCAGCCGGCGTCGAGAAAAAAGAACCGGAAAGCAAGGAATAA